In the Clostridium sporogenes genome, one interval contains:
- a CDS encoding molybdopterin-binding protein, whose amino-acid sequence MKKIPVKEAIGSVLCHDITQIIPGKIKDRAFKKGHIIREEDVPVLLSLGKDHIYIWEKKEGYLHENDAAERLKNLSAGDGLDFSEVKEGKINFIANRDGILKIDKELLMQLNLIDEIMLATRHNNIPVRKGDQVAGTRVIPLVIDEKKILQAEKLTEGKKIVSIKPYKKLKVGLIVTGNEVFYGRIKDAFTPVIEKKLSKYNCEIIDKTILSDNPEIITKTIENYIDKGAELILCTGGMSVDPDDTTPTAIKNTGGQIVSYGAPVLPGAMFLVAYKNDIPIFGLPGCVMYSKTTVFDLVLPRVFAEERITKEELAAYGHGGFCTGCEVCTYPNCGFGKGW is encoded by the coding sequence ATGAAAAAAATACCTGTAAAAGAAGCAATAGGTTCTGTATTATGTCACGATATAACTCAAATAATTCCAGGAAAAATAAAGGACAGAGCTTTTAAAAAGGGTCATATAATTAGAGAAGAAGATGTACCTGTATTGTTATCTTTAGGAAAAGATCACATATACATATGGGAAAAAAAAGAAGGGTATTTACATGAAAATGATGCAGCAGAAAGACTTAAAAATTTATCTGCAGGGGATGGACTAGACTTTTCTGAAGTAAAAGAGGGAAAAATAAACTTTATTGCAAATAGGGATGGAATCTTAAAGATAGATAAAGAACTCTTAATGCAATTAAACTTAATAGATGAAATTATGTTAGCTACAAGACATAATAATATTCCGGTTAGAAAAGGAGATCAGGTAGCTGGTACAAGAGTAATTCCACTTGTTATTGATGAAAAGAAAATATTACAAGCAGAAAAATTAACTGAAGGCAAAAAAATAGTAAGTATTAAACCTTATAAAAAATTAAAAGTAGGATTAATTGTTACAGGAAATGAAGTTTTTTACGGAAGAATAAAGGATGCATTTACACCAGTAATTGAAAAAAAATTATCTAAATATAATTGCGAAATAATAGATAAAACTATATTATCAGATAATCCTGAAATCATAACTAAAACCATAGAAAATTACATAGATAAGGGAGCAGAACTTATACTTTGTACAGGAGGTATGTCTGTAGATCCTGATGATACTACTCCAACAGCAATTAAAAACACTGGTGGACAAATAGTATCTTACGGAGCACCAGTACTTCCAGGAGCAATGTTCTTAGTTGCATATAAAAATGATATTCCTATTTTCGGATTGCCAGGATGTGTAATGTATTCTAAAACTACTGTTTTTGATTTAGTTCTTCCAAGAGTATTTGCTGAAGAAAGAATAACAAAGGAAGAATTAGCTGCCTATGGACATGGAGGATTTTGTACAGGATGTGAAGTCTGTACGTATCCTAATTGTGGTTTCGGTAAAGGATGGTAA
- a CDS encoding ABC transporter ATP-binding protein, which translates to MNKLEIKNLNKKFGVKKATDDITITLENGVYGLLGPNGAGKTTLMKQITTLLTPDSGEIIFNGKNIKENEDEYRGYIGYLPQDFEAYKNFSAKEFLNYMAALKGLNKRQARDKIDELLHLVGLYDVRNKKVGKFSGGMKRRVGIAQVLLNDPKIMVLDEPTAGLDPQERSRFRNLIADISKDKIIILSTHIISDIESVAKETIMIKNGALLMQGTHEDILRGMKNRVYVIRTKDEREIAQIQQKYKIVNFQRGIDHTEVRVVSETIPSFKDVDIATPKFEDVYMFYFDLEDAKEV; encoded by the coding sequence ATGAATAAATTAGAAATAAAGAATTTAAATAAAAAATTTGGAGTAAAAAAAGCTACTGATGATATAACAATAACTTTAGAAAATGGAGTTTATGGATTGTTAGGACCTAATGGAGCAGGAAAAACAACTTTAATGAAACAAATAACAACTTTATTAACACCAGATAGTGGAGAGATAATTTTCAATGGGAAAAATATAAAAGAAAATGAAGATGAATATAGAGGATATATAGGATACTTGCCACAAGATTTTGAAGCATATAAGAATTTTTCAGCTAAAGAATTTTTAAACTATATGGCTGCATTAAAGGGATTAAATAAGAGACAAGCCAGAGATAAAATTGATGAACTTTTACACTTAGTTGGATTATATGATGTTAGAAATAAAAAAGTAGGTAAATTTTCAGGTGGTATGAAAAGAAGAGTTGGAATTGCACAGGTCCTATTAAATGATCCTAAAATAATGGTATTAGACGAGCCTACTGCAGGATTGGACCCACAAGAAAGAAGCAGATTTAGAAATCTTATAGCAGACATATCAAAAGATAAAATAATTATTTTATCAACTCATATAATTTCAGATATTGAATCTGTAGCTAAGGAAACAATAATGATAAAAAATGGGGCGCTTTTAATGCAAGGAACTCATGAAGATATATTACGAGGTATGAAGAATAGGGTATATGTAATAAGAACTAAAGATGAAAGAGAGATTGCACAAATACAACAAAAATATAAAATAGTTAATTTCCAAAGGGGAATAGACCATACTGAAGTTAGAGTCGTGTCAGAAACAATACCTAGTTTTAAAGATGTAGATATTGCTACTCCAAAATTTGAAGATGTATATATGTTTTACTTTGATTTAGAAGATGCTAAGGAGGTTTAA
- a CDS encoding response regulator transcription factor, producing MDTMPLNNKKILIVDDEEDIVRLIRTVLKKEGFQNIYYATNLEDGLKEFNKVEPDILILDVMLPDGEGYELCKTIRAKSKVPILFLSAKGEEIDKILGFAIGGDDYITKPFSTKELAYRVKAHLRRYSYVDEVKEEKNILSFGPFELNINKAEFKKGGEIIELKPKELALITFFAKHPNQIISKEKICDNVWGEDYYGFDNTIMVHIRRLREKIEKKPSRPEYLINVKGLGYKLVIKNEK from the coding sequence ATGGATACAATGCCTTTAAATAATAAAAAAATATTAATAGTTGATGATGAGGAAGATATAGTTAGATTAATAAGAACAGTATTAAAAAAGGAAGGTTTTCAAAATATATATTATGCTACTAATTTAGAGGATGGGCTAAAAGAATTTAATAAAGTAGAGCCAGATATTTTAATTTTAGACGTTATGCTACCAGATGGTGAAGGATATGAATTGTGTAAAACCATAAGAGCTAAATCCAAGGTACCTATATTATTTTTATCTGCAAAGGGTGAGGAAATTGATAAAATATTGGGATTTGCTATAGGTGGAGATGATTATATAACTAAGCCATTTAGCACAAAGGAGTTAGCTTATAGAGTTAAAGCTCATTTAAGAAGATATTCATATGTAGATGAGGTTAAAGAAGAAAAAAATATTTTATCCTTTGGTCCATTTGAGCTAAATATAAACAAGGCAGAGTTTAAAAAAGGTGGAGAAATTATAGAACTAAAACCTAAAGAATTAGCTTTAATAACTTTTTTTGCAAAACATCCAAATCAAATAATAAGTAAAGAAAAAATTTGTGACAATGTTTGGGGAGAAGACTACTATGGGTTTGATAATACTATAATGGTTCATATTAGAAGACTTAGAGAGAAAATTGAAAAAAAACCATCAAGACCGGAGTATTTAATAAATGTTAAAGGTTTAGGATACAAATTGGTGATAAAAAATGAAAAATAA
- a CDS encoding HAMP domain-containing histidine kinase, whose translation MKNNMKWRITGRFLITVMCVVITVVIINIVSLIGLAIYRNVNDIGSKEYKIEDLVRNFSSNIKEADNKIYIDDKGKSILDSNNGWIQIIDANNNEVYSYKKPSYIKNKPTAAEIVNLHKYKTSDKESELSTNFVYEKKIGNKKLTYIIGLHSKDINKYVVTTKNSEVIQLIKSATIIIIIVDGIIALIFGYLFIRKLTNPLGEILLGIKKLENEEYDLYYETKGMYNDLYYSLNNLSDRLQENKRNRKKLDNMREEWISNISHDIKTPLASIQGYAEIIKDEDYDFTKEEIGEYAEIIENKSKYIKELVEDLNLSTRLKNNTLILNNEKVNLANLIKNIIIDILNDTRYENRKIDLHCDEDNIEINGDRILIRRSITNILFNAIVHNNEDVNINITLKKQDKINIIIEDNGKGIKEEELNRIFDRYYRGTNTGERHKGSGLGMAISKEIIVNHGGNINIESELGKGTKVNILL comes from the coding sequence ATGAAAAATAATATGAAATGGAGAATCACAGGCAGATTCTTAATAACAGTTATGTGTGTAGTTATAACTGTAGTTATAATAAATATTGTATCTTTAATTGGACTTGCAATTTATAGAAACGTTAATGATATTGGCTCTAAAGAATATAAAATTGAAGACTTAGTTAGAAATTTTTCTTCGAATATTAAAGAGGCAGATAATAAAATATATATCGATGATAAGGGCAAATCTATTTTGGATAGTAACAATGGTTGGATACAGATTATAGATGCTAATAATAATGAAGTTTATAGTTATAAAAAACCTTCTTATATAAAAAATAAACCTACTGCTGCAGAAATAGTAAATTTACATAAATATAAAACTTCTGATAAGGAAAGTGAACTATCTACTAATTTTGTATATGAAAAAAAAATAGGGAATAAAAAATTAACTTATATTATAGGACTTCATAGTAAGGATATAAATAAATATGTAGTTACTACTAAAAATTCAGAAGTAATCCAACTTATAAAATCTGCCACAATAATAATTATTATTGTAGATGGAATTATAGCCTTAATTTTTGGATACCTTTTTATTAGAAAATTGACTAATCCCTTAGGAGAAATATTATTGGGCATAAAAAAATTAGAAAATGAGGAATATGATTTATATTATGAAACTAAAGGAATGTATAATGATTTGTATTACAGCTTAAATAATTTATCAGATAGATTACAAGAAAATAAGAGAAATAGAAAGAAGTTAGATAATATGAGAGAAGAATGGATTTCAAATATTTCTCATGATATAAAAACCCCACTAGCTTCTATCCAAGGATATGCAGAAATAATAAAAGATGAGGATTACGATTTTACTAAAGAGGAAATAGGGGAATACGCTGAAATAATAGAAAACAAATCTAAATATATTAAAGAATTAGTAGAAGATTTGAATTTATCAACTAGATTGAAAAATAATACTTTAATTTTAAATAATGAAAAGGTTAATTTAGCTAATCTAATAAAAAATATTATAATAGACATATTAAATGATACTAGATATGAAAATAGAAAAATAGACCTTCACTGTGATGAAGACAATATCGAAATAAATGGTGATAGAATTCTTATAAGAAGATCTATAACTAATATTTTATTCAATGCCATTGTGCATAATAATGAAGATGTAAATATAAATATTACACTAAAAAAACAGGATAAAATAAATATAATTATTGAAGACAATGGTAAAGGAATAAAAGAAGAAGAGTTAAATAGGATTTTTGACAGATATTATAGAGGGACTAACACAGGAGAGAGACACAAAGGATCAGGACTCGGAATGGCTATATCAAAAGAAATTATTGTTAACCATGGAGGAAATATAAACATTGAAAGTGAATTAGGTAAAGGAACCAAAGTGAATATATTATTGTAA
- a CDS encoding HAMP domain-containing histidine kinase, producing MKKILKLRGEMIDIAIISVIIAYMSVILINNLTNMFTKEQQQNYINENKNNKISHMIDEYKKRNIDDYKLIDTINKWNEKYSNIYLVDSTGRVIASREKGIKNINLDEIKDKSVRKLEGKNVFQTCNIINVDYEKKIVYYSIYYANDSHNAVYILIMTLVLFIILTAGRIKYIGEINKGITTIANGDLKKRINIKYKNELSELAESINIMATRLDEEEHKKNEFITNISHDLRTPLTTILGYTKMIEESKYENLEELNRYIHMINKKGIYLKSLLDDFFTYSKLNSNDIKVEYSNIDCNLFLQQIIEEEKINFMEKNLNLKLLGIENKVYINADGELMVRAIYNLLSNALKYSKEKTEVKVIMDEETYNKKSYVTISVINNPKENISEEETEKLFERLYKRENERNSEGNGLGLTITKKIMNLNHGFIKAKVINDELKFKLGFPKDKKISENC from the coding sequence TTGAAAAAGATACTTAAATTAAGGGGAGAAATGATAGATATTGCTATTATATCAGTGATTATAGCCTATATGAGTGTGATATTAATAAATAATTTAACAAATATGTTTACTAAAGAACAGCAACAAAATTATATTAATGAAAATAAAAATAATAAAATAAGTCATATGATAGATGAGTATAAAAAAAGAAATATTGATGATTATAAGTTAATAGATACTATAAACAAGTGGAATGAAAAATATTCTAATATATATTTAGTTGATTCTACTGGGAGGGTTATAGCTTCTAGAGAAAAGGGAATAAAAAATATAAATTTAGATGAAATTAAAGATAAATCAGTAAGAAAATTAGAGGGTAAGAATGTATTTCAAACTTGTAATATTATAAATGTAGATTATGAAAAGAAGATAGTTTATTATTCCATTTATTATGCAAATGATTCTCACAACGCAGTGTATATATTAATAATGACCCTAGTTTTATTTATTATACTTACTGCTGGAAGGATAAAATATATTGGAGAAATAAACAAAGGAATAACAACTATAGCTAATGGAGATTTGAAAAAAAGAATTAATATAAAATATAAAAATGAACTAAGTGAATTAGCTGAGAGTATAAATATAATGGCTACTAGGTTAGATGAGGAAGAGCATAAAAAAAATGAGTTCATAACTAATATTTCTCATGATTTAAGAACACCTCTTACAACTATTCTTGGCTATACAAAGATGATAGAAGAATCAAAGTATGAAAATTTAGAAGAACTAAATAGATATATACATATGATAAATAAAAAAGGAATATATTTAAAATCATTATTGGATGATTTCTTTACTTATTCAAAATTAAATTCAAATGATATAAAAGTTGAATATTCTAATATAGATTGTAATTTATTTTTACAGCAAATTATTGAAGAAGAAAAGATAAATTTTATGGAGAAAAATTTAAATTTAAAGTTATTAGGTATAGAAAATAAAGTTTATATTAATGCGGATGGAGAACTAATGGTGAGAGCTATTTATAATTTACTATCAAATGCATTAAAATATTCTAAAGAAAAAACTGAAGTTAAAGTTATTATGGATGAAGAAACTTATAATAAAAAATCCTATGTGACTATTAGTGTAATAAATAATCCAAAAGAAAATATAAGTGAAGAAGAAACAGAAAAGCTTTTTGAGCGATTATATAAGAGAGAAAATGAAAGAAATAGTGAGGGCAACGGATTAGGATTAACTATTACTAAAAAAATAATGAATCTTAATCATGGCTTTATAAAAGCAAAAGTTATAAATGATGAGTTAAAATTCAAATTAGGATTTCCTAAAGATAAGAAGATAAGTGAAAATTGTTGA
- a CDS encoding response regulator transcription factor produces the protein MEKILIIDDDEDIRNMLKNYLGKEGYEIYTAKNGEEGIELFKSFEISIVLIDIMMPKINGYATLCKLREISQVPAIMITAKGQQSDKVLGFIKGCDDYLVKPFDLTELSFRIRAILRRSNVTHKKDNDKIYINDLEIIVEEFTVLKNGQRLKLTKKEFEILVLLASNKGKVFSPSVIYETLWNDSYIENDNSVLTHIRNLREKIGDRAKNSKYIKTIWGVGYSIEKDT, from the coding sequence ATGGAGAAAATTTTAATTATTGATGATGATGAAGATATAAGAAATATGCTTAAGAATTATTTAGGCAAGGAAGGCTATGAAATTTATACTGCAAAAAACGGAGAAGAAGGTATTGAACTATTTAAAAGCTTTGAAATATCAATAGTCCTTATAGATATAATGATGCCAAAAATAAATGGTTATGCTACCCTTTGTAAGCTAAGAGAAATTTCACAGGTACCAGCAATAATGATAACAGCTAAAGGGCAGCAGTCTGATAAGGTGCTCGGCTTTATAAAGGGATGTGATGATTATTTGGTTAAGCCATTTGATTTAACAGAACTTTCTTTTAGAATAAGAGCAATACTAAGGAGATCCAATGTAACTCACAAAAAAGATAATGATAAAATTTATATTAATGATTTAGAAATTATAGTTGAGGAATTCACAGTATTGAAAAATGGACAAAGATTAAAATTAACAAAGAAGGAATTTGAAATATTAGTTTTATTAGCGTCAAACAAAGGGAAAGTTTTTTCACCAAGTGTGATCTATGAAACTCTGTGGAATGATTCTTATATAGAAAATGATAATTCAGTTTTAACCCATATAAGAAATTTGAGAGAAAAAATAGGTGATAGGGCTAAGAATAGTAAATATATTAAGACCATATGGGGAGTGGGATACAGCATTGAAAAAGATACTTAA